In Nostoc sp. GT001, a genomic segment contains:
- a CDS encoding glucose-1-phosphate adenylyltransferase, which yields MKKVLSIILGGGAGTRLYPLTKLRAKPAVPVAGKYRLIDIPVSNCINSEIFKIYVLTQFNSASLNRHIARTYNFTGFNEGFVEVLAAQQTPENPNWFQGTADAVRQYLWLMEEWNADEYLILSGDHLYRMDYRQFIQRHRETGADITLSVIPIDERRASDFGLMKIDDSGRIIDFSEKPKGEALIKMRVDTSVLGLTKEQAQEQPYIASMGIYVFKKEVLFKLLREGTERTDFGKEIIPDASKDYNVQAYLFDDYWEDIGTIEAFYHANLALTQQPQPPFSFYDEKAPIYTRARYLPPSKLLDCQVTESIIGEGCILKNCRIQHSVLGVRSRIESGCVIEESLLMGADFYQPFVERQCNLEKGEIPVGIGTDSIIRGAIIDKNASIGHDVKIINKDNVQEADRESQGFYIRSGIVVVMKNAVIPDGTII from the coding sequence GTGAAAAAAGTTTTATCAATCATCCTTGGTGGTGGCGCGGGTACTCGGCTTTACCCACTAACCAAACTACGCGCTAAACCAGCAGTACCAGTGGCGGGTAAGTATCGCTTAATCGATATCCCTGTTAGTAACTGCATAAATTCCGAAATATTCAAAATCTACGTCCTGACACAATTCAACTCAGCTTCCCTGAATCGTCACATCGCCCGTACTTACAACTTTACTGGTTTCAATGAAGGGTTTGTAGAAGTGCTAGCCGCACAACAAACACCAGAAAACCCCAACTGGTTCCAAGGTACAGCCGATGCTGTACGTCAGTACCTCTGGTTAATGGAAGAATGGAATGCAGACGAATATCTAATTCTCTCAGGCGATCATCTCTACCGCATGGATTATCGCCAGTTTATCCAGCGCCATAGAGAAACGGGGGCTGATATTACTCTCTCAGTCATCCCCATTGATGAGCGCCGCGCCTCAGATTTTGGTTTGATGAAAATTGATGATTCTGGTAGGATAATCGATTTTAGCGAAAAACCAAAAGGTGAAGCGTTAATCAAAATGCGTGTTGATACAAGCGTACTAGGATTAACAAAAGAACAAGCCCAAGAGCAGCCTTACATCGCCTCAATGGGGATTTATGTCTTTAAAAAAGAGGTTTTGTTCAAGTTGTTGAGAGAAGGTACAGAAAGGACTGATTTCGGCAAAGAAATTATTCCTGATGCCTCTAAAGATTACAACGTTCAAGCTTATCTTTTTGATGACTACTGGGAAGATATTGGAACAATCGAAGCATTTTATCATGCAAATCTAGCGCTGACTCAGCAGCCCCAGCCACCTTTTAGTTTCTACGATGAAAAAGCACCAATTTATACCCGCGCTCGCTACTTACCTCCAAGTAAACTTTTAGATTGCCAGGTAACAGAATCAATTATCGGCGAAGGTTGTATCTTGAAAAATTGCCGCATTCAACATTCAGTTTTGGGAGTGCGATCGCGAATTGAATCTGGTTGTGTCATCGAAGAGTCCTTACTCATGGGTGCAGATTTTTACCAACCTTTTGTAGAACGCCAATGTAACCTAGAAAAAGGTGAAATTCCTGTAGGTATTGGTACTGACTCGATTATTCGCGGTGCCATCATTGATAAAAATGCCAGTATCGGTCACGATGTCAAAATCATCAATAAAGATAACGTGCAAGAAGCTGACCGAGAAAGTCAAGGTTTCTACATCCGTAGTGGCATCGTTGTCGTGATGAAAAATGCTGTAATTCCTGATGGAACAATCATTTAA
- a CDS encoding helix-turn-helix transcriptional regulator, protein MKFVFSQDYEIFRRCMIAARKEAKLTQQTLAKSLKKPQSFVAKYENGERRLDVIEFLLVTRVIGIDPCDILRKVEQGISEASCEEEV, encoded by the coding sequence ATGAAATTTGTTTTCAGCCAAGACTATGAAATATTCCGTCGCTGTATGATTGCGGCTCGTAAGGAAGCAAAATTAACTCAACAGACTCTTGCTAAATCGTTGAAAAAGCCACAATCTTTTGTAGCCAAATACGAAAATGGTGAACGGCGGTTAGATGTAATTGAGTTTCTATTAGTTACTCGCGTAATCGGTATAGATCCTTGCGATATTCTCAGAAAAGTTGAACAAGGAATATCTGAAGCATCTTGTGAGGAAGAGGTATGA
- a CDS encoding DUF655 domain-containing protein, giving the protein MQLISRQRYFLYIFLLIFSLPGCQRVQSYNQRPAPLPQDPLIQAYFNHSESSEYQEAYRQQTRLGDDLEKQIVDAITQAKSTVDIAVQELRLPKVAQALVDRQKAGVKVRIILENIYSRPWSSLTSAEVGKLDKREQERYNEFRKFIDINQDNQLSPAEINQRDALIILQNAKIPWLDDRADGSAGSSLMHHKFVIVDNRLVIITSANFTLSDTSGDFTNSSSLGNANNLLQIDSPELAALFTEEFNIMWGDGPGGQPDSRFGLQKPIRLPKQITLGNTKITVQFSPTSPTQPWSNSSNGLIGKTLGSATKSIDMALFVFSEQPLANILEKRHQQSVQIRALIEPQFAYRPYSEALDMMGVALSNKCKYEIDNHPWSNPITTVGVPVLPKGDLLHHKFGVIDSQTVITGSHNWSDAANNGNDETLVVIENPIVAAHYMREFARLYTKVKPGLPPAIQEKIKLEQTRCPQIKTSSSSEVQANQKVNINTASLEELATLPGVGKKLAQRIIISRQQQKFTSLQDLERVPGVSAKMLGKWSDRIIW; this is encoded by the coding sequence GTGCAACTTATCTCTAGACAAAGATATTTTTTATATATCTTTTTACTGATATTCTCCCTCCCTGGTTGTCAACGAGTCCAGTCTTATAATCAGCGTCCAGCACCCTTACCACAAGACCCGTTAATTCAAGCTTACTTTAACCATTCTGAGTCTTCAGAATACCAAGAAGCTTACCGTCAGCAAACTCGCCTGGGGGATGATTTAGAAAAACAGATTGTGGATGCGATTACACAAGCTAAATCTACAGTAGATATAGCGGTACAAGAATTACGTTTACCCAAAGTTGCCCAAGCATTGGTTGATAGACAAAAAGCTGGGGTAAAAGTCAGGATAATTTTAGAAAATATCTATAGCCGACCTTGGAGTAGCTTAACATCTGCTGAAGTAGGTAAGTTAGATAAAAGAGAACAGGAACGCTACAATGAATTTCGCAAATTTATCGATATTAATCAAGATAATCAACTTAGTCCGGCAGAAATCAATCAAAGAGATGCTTTGATAATTTTGCAGAATGCCAAAATTCCCTGGCTAGACGATCGAGCAGATGGTTCAGCGGGTAGCAGCTTGATGCATCATAAATTTGTGATTGTGGACAATCGCCTAGTAATTATCACTTCAGCTAATTTTACATTAAGTGATACTTCGGGTGATTTTACAAATTCTAGTAGTTTAGGCAATGCTAATAACTTATTGCAGATTGACAGCCCAGAATTAGCTGCTTTATTTACAGAAGAGTTTAATATTATGTGGGGTGACGGGCCGGGAGGTCAACCAGATAGTCGATTTGGTTTGCAAAAGCCGATACGTTTACCTAAACAAATAACTTTAGGTAATACCAAAATTACTGTGCAATTTTCGCCTACTTCTCCAACTCAACCTTGGAGTAACAGTAGTAACGGTTTAATTGGTAAAACTTTAGGTTCAGCAACCAAGTCTATTGACATGGCCTTATTTGTCTTTTCCGAACAACCTCTTGCCAATATTTTAGAAAAACGCCATCAACAAAGCGTGCAAATTCGCGCTTTAATTGAACCACAATTCGCCTACCGCCCTTATAGCGAAGCCTTAGATATGATGGGGGTTGCTCTTAGTAACAAATGTAAATATGAAATTGACAATCATCCTTGGTCAAATCCAATCACTACCGTAGGTGTACCTGTATTACCCAAAGGCGATTTATTGCATCACAAATTTGGTGTTATTGATAGTCAAACTGTAATTACAGGCTCTCATAATTGGTCAGATGCTGCTAATAATGGTAACGATGAGACGCTTGTAGTGATTGAAAATCCGATAGTTGCTGCCCATTATATGCGAGAATTCGCTCGTCTTTATACCAAAGTCAAACCCGGTTTACCACCAGCAATTCAAGAAAAAATTAAATTAGAACAAACACGGTGTCCTCAGATAAAAACTTCTTCATCAAGTGAAGTACAAGCAAATCAAAAAGTCAATATCAACACCGCAAGTTTAGAAGAATTGGCAACTCTCCCTGGCGTGGGTAAAAAATTAGCGCAGCGAATAATTATTAGTCGTCAACAGCAAAAATTTACATCTTTACAAGACTTAGAAAGAGTTCCAGGAGTGAGTGCTAAAATGTTGGG
- a CDS encoding transaldolase family protein translates to MALYLDSAIASEAEVVKLWGWVKGITTNPTLLSQSDTPPETTLKKLVALTNGPLYYQLMASDKAGMLAEARKAFEIIGSQTILKIPATPLGFEVVASLSPEITCSVTAIYSAAQAAVAREAGAKIAIAYVNRATRLLGDGIALVRDMASVLKGSDTEILAASIKSPEEAAASLQAGANHLTLPLAMLQAIATHEFSQKTVEEFAKGGIGLSNA, encoded by the coding sequence ATGGCACTATATCTAGACTCCGCGATCGCATCGGAAGCTGAAGTTGTTAAGCTTTGGGGATGGGTAAAAGGTATCACCACAAATCCCACGCTGTTATCTCAAAGCGATACTCCACCAGAAACCACGCTCAAAAAATTGGTTGCCTTGACAAATGGCCCGTTATACTATCAACTTATGGCATCTGATAAAGCTGGGATGCTAGCTGAAGCTAGAAAAGCTTTCGAGATTATTGGTTCACAAACAATTTTGAAGATTCCCGCAACACCGTTAGGATTTGAAGTGGTGGCGAGTCTCTCACCAGAGATTACCTGTTCGGTGACAGCGATTTATAGTGCAGCACAGGCAGCAGTAGCACGGGAAGCAGGAGCTAAAATTGCCATAGCTTATGTAAATCGAGCTACCCGATTGTTAGGTGATGGTATTGCTTTAGTGCGGGATATGGCTAGCGTACTCAAAGGTAGTGATACGGAAATCTTGGCAGCTAGTATCAAATCTCCTGAAGAAGCAGCCGCATCGTTGCAAGCCGGGGCGAATCATTTAACTTTACCATTGGCAATGTTGCAGGCGATCGCAACTCATGAATTCTCCCAAAAAACCGTTGAAGAATTCGCTAAAGGAGGCATTGGGTTAAGTAATGCGTAA
- a CDS encoding glutathione S-transferase family protein, with product MTQLTLVIGNKNYSSWSLRPWLAMKQFGLEFNEIRIPLYNHPDYSLKIRQYSSSGKVPVLLHDKQTVWDSLAICEYLAETFPTLQWWPKDKAARALARSISAEMHSGFQNLRQNMPMNCRTKYPGKGLEPGVQQDIDRITTIWQESRQKFGTTGNLLFGNFTIADAFFAPVVLRFITYDVELDHVSRNYVESVLALPEMQEWINTAKNETEIIPQNEF from the coding sequence ATGACACAACTTACTTTGGTAATCGGCAACAAAAATTATTCATCTTGGTCACTTCGTCCTTGGTTAGCGATGAAGCAATTCGGTTTGGAATTTAATGAGATTCGGATTCCTCTTTATAACCACCCAGATTATTCATTGAAAATTCGGCAATATTCGTCATCAGGAAAAGTACCTGTGTTATTGCACGATAAACAAACAGTGTGGGATTCTCTCGCTATTTGTGAATATCTAGCTGAAACTTTTCCAACTTTGCAATGGTGGCCAAAGGATAAGGCTGCAAGAGCATTAGCCCGTTCTATCAGTGCAGAAATGCACTCAGGATTTCAAAACTTGCGTCAGAATATGCCAATGAACTGCCGTACTAAATATCCTGGGAAAGGTTTAGAACCCGGCGTACAACAAGACATTGACCGCATTACTACTATTTGGCAAGAATCACGTCAAAAGTTTGGGACTACTGGCAATTTGTTATTTGGTAATTTCACGATTGCTGATGCGTTTTTTGCTCCAGTTGTCCTGCGGTTTATCACCTATGATGTGGAGTTAGATCATGTTTCTAGAAATTATGTGGAGTCAGTTTTGGCACTTCCAGAAATGCAAGAGTGGATAAATACAGCAAAAAATGAGACAGAAATTATTCCCCAAAATGAGTTTTAG
- a CDS encoding LysR family transcriptional regulator — protein MKLSQLRAIVAVADRGNFSEAALELQLSQPAISHAIATLEEELGVPLFARGRHGAVLTPAGERILYHARQAMQHLKMMQHEANLHKGLHGGHVRIAAFRSVATHLLPKAIAQFHNQFPEIAVTIIECAAFTDVEQCLHDGRADIGITCLPTGEEFETWEIFRDEYIALLPPDTKISSPKITWEDIAAYPLGFTSLYSLWTHSSQPPEDFRNSNPYC, from the coding sequence ATGAAACTCTCTCAACTCCGAGCCATAGTTGCAGTAGCAGATCGTGGTAACTTTAGTGAAGCAGCCTTAGAATTGCAGCTTTCCCAGCCTGCAATTAGTCATGCGATCGCCACCCTAGAAGAAGAATTGGGTGTACCATTATTTGCGAGAGGTCGTCACGGTGCTGTGCTGACACCAGCTGGAGAGCGTATTTTGTATCATGCGCGTCAAGCAATGCAGCATCTAAAGATGATGCAACACGAAGCAAACCTACATAAAGGTTTACACGGTGGCCATGTGCGAATTGCGGCTTTTCGGAGCGTTGCTACTCATCTATTACCAAAAGCGATCGCCCAATTTCACAATCAATTCCCAGAAATTGCTGTCACAATCATAGAGTGTGCTGCTTTCACGGATGTAGAGCAGTGTTTGCATGATGGACGTGCCGATATTGGTATTACCTGTCTGCCAACTGGTGAAGAATTTGAAACCTGGGAAATTTTTCGGGATGAGTATATAGCTTTACTACCACCAGATACCAAAATTAGCAGTCCGAAAATTACTTGGGAAGACATAGCAGCCTATCCGCTCGGTTTTACTTCCTTGTACTCCCTGTGGACGCATTCTTCACAACCACCTGAAGACTTTCGCAATTCCAATCCATACTGCTAG
- a CDS encoding DNA methyltransferase, with protein MSLSNPEPSSLKTLKRKATSTVGRGKVVNLNTNLNFSAWNDESVALYMGDSLEHYNNWEQPTVIVSDGAYGVLGFEGDTSDHIDLPNWYEPHIEAWSKAAIPCTTLWFWNSEIGWAVVHPILEKHGWRYANCNIWNKGKGHIAGNVNTEKIRRFPVVTEVCVQYVREVKVKELTLKEWLLKEWKRSGLRRRQANEACGVANAATRKYFDQGHLWYFPPPEMFERLVNYANDHGNPEGRPYFSLDGNQSLTGQQWSKMRSKFKCPYGFTNVWDRQALRGNERVKIPSGKALHLNQKPLDLMGVIIEASSDENDVIWEPFGGLFSTSLAARKLRRKAYSCEIDPDYFYYGVQRFNQEVHQCSLL; from the coding sequence ATGAGTCTATCTAACCCAGAACCGAGTTCTCTCAAGACTTTAAAACGCAAGGCTACCAGCACAGTTGGTCGTGGAAAAGTAGTCAACCTCAACACTAACTTAAATTTTTCTGCATGGAATGATGAAAGTGTTGCTCTATATATGGGTGATAGTCTCGAACATTACAACAATTGGGAGCAGCCTACAGTCATCGTTTCAGATGGAGCTTACGGTGTTCTTGGTTTTGAAGGAGATACTTCAGATCATATTGATTTACCTAATTGGTATGAACCTCATATTGAAGCATGGTCAAAAGCAGCCATACCATGCACAACACTATGGTTTTGGAATTCAGAAATTGGCTGGGCTGTTGTGCATCCAATTTTAGAAAAGCATGGTTGGCGTTATGCTAATTGTAATATTTGGAACAAAGGAAAAGGTCATATAGCAGGGAATGTTAATACAGAAAAAATTCGTAGATTTCCTGTTGTTACAGAAGTGTGTGTTCAATATGTAAGAGAAGTTAAAGTCAAGGAACTGACCCTGAAAGAATGGTTGTTAAAAGAGTGGAAACGTTCTGGATTACGACGACGACAAGCAAACGAGGCTTGTGGTGTAGCTAATGCTGCAACTAGGAAGTATTTCGATCAAGGACACTTATGGTATTTCCCTCCTCCAGAGATGTTTGAGAGGTTAGTGAACTATGCAAACGATCATGGAAATCCAGAAGGAAGACCTTACTTTTCTTTAGATGGAAACCAATCTTTAACAGGACAACAATGGAGTAAGATGCGCTCAAAATTCAAATGCCCTTATGGTTTTACAAATGTTTGGGATCGACAAGCTCTACGGGGCAATGAAAGAGTTAAGATTCCTTCTGGAAAAGCACTACATCTTAATCAGAAGCCTCTTGATTTGATGGGCGTTATTATTGAAGCTTCAAGTGATGAGAACGATGTTATCTGGGAACCTTTCGGAGGACTATTCAGTACATCTCTAGCAGCACGTAAACTGAGACGAAAAGCTTACTCTTGCGAAATTGATCCAGATTATTTTTATTATGGAGTGCAGAGATTTAATCAAGAAGTTCATCAATGCTCGCTTCTCTAA
- the rbsK gene encoding ribokinase, with protein MSIIVFGSINIDLVATTPRLPVAGETLLGEEFFKVSGGKGANQAVALAKLGIPTQIVGRVGADDFGKELVNNLQTSGVQTDNIFVDKTVSSGVAIITVSQTGENQIVVIPGANGRVNQEDVERLSHLLPEATALLLQLEIPITAVIAAAKAAKGANIKVIFDPAPAQSNLPDELYPLVDIITPNEVEAAQLVGFPVNGEEQAAKAAAVLLQRGVKCAIVKLGAKGVFCATAEEKFFVPAFSIHAVDTVAAGDAFNGGLAAALFEGLSLHQAVVWGAAAGALTATKPGAQTSLPDRFTFDAFLQERGISR; from the coding sequence ATGAGTATTATCGTCTTCGGCAGCATAAATATAGACTTGGTAGCAACAACACCCCGGTTGCCAGTCGCAGGAGAAACGTTGCTAGGAGAAGAATTTTTTAAAGTTTCGGGAGGGAAAGGAGCCAATCAAGCCGTAGCATTAGCAAAATTGGGCATTCCTACCCAGATAGTAGGGCGTGTAGGTGCAGATGATTTTGGTAAGGAACTTGTTAACAATTTGCAAACATCTGGTGTGCAGACTGATAACATTTTTGTGGATAAAACTGTTAGTTCTGGAGTCGCTATTATCACCGTGAGTCAGACTGGTGAAAATCAAATCGTCGTTATTCCTGGTGCAAATGGGCGCGTCAATCAAGAAGATGTAGAGCGATTATCCCACTTATTACCAGAAGCTACAGCACTACTTTTACAACTAGAAATTCCGATTACTGCCGTGATTGCTGCTGCTAAAGCCGCAAAAGGTGCAAATATAAAAGTAATTTTTGACCCCGCACCCGCACAGTCTAATTTACCAGATGAATTGTATCCATTGGTTGATATTATTACACCGAATGAAGTTGAAGCAGCGCAGTTGGTTGGTTTTCCTGTGAATGGAGAAGAACAAGCAGCCAAAGCTGCTGCGGTTTTATTACAACGGGGTGTGAAATGTGCGATCGTCAAATTGGGTGCTAAGGGTGTTTTTTGTGCCACTGCTGAAGAAAAGTTTTTTGTACCTGCGTTTTCAATTCATGCAGTTGACACAGTAGCCGCAGGCGATGCTTTTAATGGTGGTTTAGCGGCAGCACTTTTTGAAGGACTTTCCTTACATCAAGCAGTTGTTTGGGGTGCAGCAGCGGGTGCTTTGACAGCAACAAAACCAGGCGCACAAACTTCGCTACCTGATAGGTTTACATTTGATGCATTTCTTCAGGAAAGGGGAATAAGCAGGTAA
- a CDS encoding transposase, producing the protein MRTHARSQMGTRAYSLSPFYRGSKVTVIAAISINKVVALMTMNGSMDGIAFELFVEKFLVPHLWSGAVVVMDNLSAHKLDSIVPMIEAVGAKVICLQRFRLLCNTVFLLVLSYQSFQI; encoded by the coding sequence ATGAGGACTCATGCGCGTTCACAAATGGGAACAAGAGCTTACTCTCTCAGCCCATTCTATAGAGGCTCAAAAGTTACAGTAATTGCAGCAATTAGTATTAACAAAGTAGTTGCATTAATGACAATGAATGGTTCAATGGACGGCATTGCATTTGAATTATTTGTTGAGAAGTTTTTAGTACCACATTTATGGTCAGGAGCAGTGGTAGTAATGGATAATTTATCTGCACATAAACTAGATTCAATTGTGCCAATGATTGAAGCTGTAGGTGCGAAAGTTATTTGTTTACAGCGCTTCCGGCTATTATGCAATACAGTTTTTCTTCTTGTCCTCTCCTATCAAAGCTTTCAGATTTGA
- a CDS encoding AAA family ATPase: protein MTKNSDYSSLLTSHCSLFLLIGLPGSGKSTLAKQLLTQSPQMALISTDAIRGKLFGSQAVQGPWLLIWREIEWQFQQAISTTNTAIFDATNAQRRHRREVIALARNLGFTDIRGIWVDTPVWLCLARNKRRSRQVPEEIILRMHRQLRDAPPSREEGLDSLSRLSEKSEYGNCDSLVSENHT from the coding sequence ATGACTAAAAATTCTGATTACTCCTCACTTCTTACTTCTCACTGCTCACTTTTTTTGCTGATTGGTCTTCCAGGAAGCGGGAAGTCAACTTTGGCAAAACAATTACTGACACAATCCCCTCAAATGGCGCTAATTTCTACCGATGCCATTCGGGGGAAATTGTTCGGTTCCCAAGCTGTTCAAGGACCGTGGTTACTGATTTGGCGCGAAATTGAGTGGCAATTTCAGCAAGCTATTTCCACAACTAATACAGCTATTTTTGATGCCACCAATGCCCAACGCCGCCATCGTCGTGAAGTCATTGCTTTAGCCCGTAACTTGGGCTTTACCGACATTAGGGGAATTTGGGTGGATACACCAGTTTGGCTGTGTTTGGCACGGAATAAAAGGCGATCGCGCCAAGTTCCAGAAGAAATTATTTTGCGGATGCACCGTCAACTCCGGGATGCTCCCCCAAGTCGGGAAGAAGGACTAGACAGCCTCAGCCGCTTATCAGAAAAATCGGAGTACGGGAATTGCGATTCCTTGGTGAGCGAGAACCACACTTGA
- a CDS encoding cysteine desulfurase family protein yields the protein MQIYLDYSATTPTRKEAIAVMQTILTQQWGNPSSLHEWGQRAATVVEQARVQVAGLINAATPESIVFTSGGTEADNLAIMGVARLYAVPQHLIISSVEHSAISETARLLEMWGWEVTRLSVNVKGRVNPLNLKAALRHNTALVSIIYGQSEVGTVQPIAELGKIVRSHGALFHTDAVQVAGRLPINVQQLPVDLLSLSSHKIYGPQGAGALYVRPGVELMPLLGGGGQEMGLRSGTQAVPIIAGFGVAAELAAEELATETPRLIELRDRAFAQLAEIPGLIPTGDVCDRLPHHVSMCLENADGEKLSGKTLVRQLNLAGIGISAGAACHSGKLSPSPILLAMGYSEKAALGGIRITLGRETTEADIDWTVMVLKQVLQRLTPNLSLVKR from the coding sequence ATGCAAATTTATCTAGATTACAGCGCCACTACTCCAACTCGAAAAGAAGCGATCGCAGTTATGCAAACAATCCTCACTCAACAGTGGGGCAATCCCTCCAGTTTACATGAGTGGGGACAACGGGCGGCAACGGTTGTAGAACAAGCCAGAGTCCAAGTTGCTGGTTTAATTAATGCCGCTACCCCTGAATCGATTGTTTTTACCTCTGGTGGCACTGAGGCAGATAATTTGGCGATTATGGGTGTGGCTCGGTTGTATGCTGTACCTCAACATCTAATTATCTCCAGCGTTGAACATTCTGCAATTTCTGAGACAGCAAGGTTGCTAGAAATGTGGGGTTGGGAAGTTACGCGCTTGTCTGTAAATGTTAAAGGTAGAGTCAATCCCTTAAATTTAAAAGCGGCGTTGCGACATAACACAGCCTTAGTTTCTATAATTTACGGTCAAAGTGAAGTTGGGACTGTGCAACCGATCGCAGAACTGGGTAAAATTGTGCGATCGCATGGTGCTTTGTTCCACACAGATGCGGTGCAAGTTGCGGGACGCTTACCCATAAATGTGCAACAACTTCCTGTAGACTTACTTAGCCTTTCCAGTCATAAAATATATGGGCCGCAAGGTGCAGGAGCGTTATATGTGCGTCCTGGTGTGGAGTTAATGCCCTTGCTGGGTGGTGGTGGGCAAGAAATGGGACTGCGTTCTGGTACGCAAGCAGTACCGATAATAGCGGGGTTTGGTGTAGCAGCAGAATTAGCAGCCGAAGAATTGGCTACAGAAACACCACGATTGATTGAATTACGCGATCGCGCTTTTGCCCAATTAGCTGAGATTCCTGGTTTAATCCCTACAGGGGATGTTTGCGATCGTTTACCTCATCATGTCAGTATGTGCTTAGAAAACGCCGATGGGGAAAAACTTAGCGGTAAAACCTTGGTGCGACAGCTAAACCTTGCAGGCATTGGCATCAGTGCTGGTGCTGCCTGCCACAGTGGTAAACTTAGTCCTAGCCCGATACTTTTAGCGATGGGCTATTCGGAAAAAGCCGCTTTGGGTGGAATTCGCATCACATTGGGGCGTGAGACGACGGAAGCTGATATAGATTGGACAGTGATGGTGTTGAAGCAAGTTTTGCAAAGGCTGACACCAAATTTATCTTTAGTTAAGCGTTAA
- a CDS encoding DnaJ C-terminal domain-containing protein, with protein MAATDFKDYYAILGVSKTASAEEIKQAFRKLARKYHPDVNPNNKQAEARFKEVSEAYEVVSDPDKRKKYDQFGQYWKQAGEGFPSGGAGSDMGNFDFSQYGNFDEFINELLGRFGGPPPRGAGRQSQARSHSYRTSPGTSTHFSSSFNDFGFQDGGAGSTQDSEAAIALTFAEAFNGVKKRFSLGNETIDVNIPSGAKTGTRLRVRGKGQINPMTQQRGDLYLKVELQPHTFFQMEGDNLVCEVPITPDEATLGASIDVPTPDGSVNVKLPAGVRSGQSLRLRGKGWPLPKGGRGDQLVKVAIVPPKDLSQQEREYYEKIRAIRTYNPRSHLNQFRL; from the coding sequence ATGGCTGCAACCGACTTCAAAGACTATTACGCTATTTTGGGAGTCAGCAAGACTGCCAGTGCAGAGGAAATTAAACAAGCCTTTCGTAAACTAGCCCGCAAATACCATCCTGATGTCAACCCAAACAACAAACAGGCAGAGGCACGCTTCAAAGAAGTTAGCGAAGCCTACGAAGTTGTGTCAGACCCAGATAAACGTAAAAAGTACGACCAATTCGGTCAATATTGGAAACAAGCTGGTGAAGGTTTCCCATCTGGCGGTGCTGGCTCAGATATGGGTAACTTTGACTTCAGTCAATACGGCAATTTTGATGAGTTCATTAATGAGTTGCTAGGACGCTTTGGTGGTCCTCCCCCTCGTGGTGCGGGGCGCCAAAGTCAGGCACGAAGTCACTCTTACCGCACTTCTCCAGGTACTTCAACCCATTTTAGCAGCAGCTTTAACGATTTTGGGTTTCAAGATGGAGGTGCGGGTAGTACCCAGGATAGTGAAGCTGCGATCGCTCTAACTTTTGCTGAAGCATTTAATGGTGTGAAAAAGCGCTTCAGTTTAGGTAACGAAACAATAGATGTCAACATTCCATCTGGGGCTAAAACTGGTACTCGCTTACGGGTGCGGGGCAAAGGTCAAATTAACCCCATGACTCAACAACGGGGGGATTTATACTTAAAAGTCGAACTTCAGCCGCACACCTTCTTTCAAATGGAAGGCGATAACTTGGTATGCGAAGTGCCAATCACACCAGATGAAGCGACTCTGGGAGCATCTATTGATGTACCCACTCCCGATGGTTCAGTTAATGTCAAACTACCAGCAGGAGTCCGTTCTGGTCAATCTCTACGTTTACGTGGCAAAGGTTGGCCCCTCCCGAAAGGTGGACGCGGCGATCAGTTGGTGAAAGTGGCGATTGTTCCACCAAAAGACCTCAGCCAACAAGAGCGGGAATATTATGAAAAAATCCGGGCTATACGTACTTATAATCCCCGTAGTCATTTGAACCAATTCAGGCTTTAA